The proteins below are encoded in one region of Pantoea sp. At-9b:
- a CDS encoding transporter substrate-binding domain-containing protein, giving the protein MMKIAKLMLALAAAGLAGSLYAAPGTITIATDATFPPFESIDANGKLVGYDVDLMHAICTAAALDCNVISAPWDGMIPGLMNNKYDALISQLTVTDARRRVMAFSDIYDHPVFRFVAKKGTLTDTSPEALKGKVIAVQTGTPMDTFVTKHYPGSTIKRYDGGSAPYLDLTAGRADIFMSYEAQIIYSFLKKDDGKDYQLVGPRLTGKDAPEFGEGVGIAMNKKNTALVEKINQGLAKVRADGELDALNKKYFTAE; this is encoded by the coding sequence ATGATGAAAATAGCAAAATTGATGCTGGCCCTCGCCGCTGCGGGCCTGGCCGGGTCGTTGTATGCCGCTCCCGGCACGATCACCATCGCCACTGATGCCACCTTCCCGCCGTTTGAATCGATTGATGCCAACGGCAAGCTGGTGGGTTATGACGTCGATCTGATGCACGCCATCTGTACAGCGGCGGCACTGGATTGCAATGTCATCAGCGCCCCGTGGGACGGCATGATCCCCGGCCTGATGAACAACAAATACGACGCGCTCATTTCGCAGTTGACCGTCACCGATGCCCGCCGCCGCGTCATGGCTTTTAGCGACATTTACGATCATCCGGTGTTCCGCTTTGTCGCGAAAAAAGGCACCCTCACCGACACCAGCCCGGAAGCGTTGAAAGGAAAAGTCATCGCCGTCCAGACCGGCACACCGATGGACACCTTCGTCACCAAACATTATCCGGGCAGTACCATCAAACGTTATGACGGCGGCAGCGCACCCTACCTCGATTTAACCGCCGGGCGTGCTGATATCTTCATGAGCTATGAAGCGCAGATTATTTATAGTTTCCTGAAAAAAGACGACGGTAAAGATTATCAACTGGTTGGCCCGCGCCTGACCGGGAAAGACGCGCCGGAATTTGGTGAAGGGGTGGGGATCGCGATGAATAAGAAAAACACCGCGCTGGTCGAAAAGATCAATCAGGGACTGGCAAAGGTTCGCGCCGATGGCGAACTGGATGCACTTAATAAGAAGTATTTTACAGCTGAGTAA
- a CDS encoding helix-turn-helix domain-containing protein translates to MAEDEADNHGQEANNTPDFNVGIRLRAVRKARGMRIEEVAEKVGVSKSFISRLERNVTQASIATLLKVCEVVGITPAKLFDPPSTSFVPAGQGTPISLGGEKMREYLISGGVNDDMMVLYSEIDPLGGSGAEPYTLNAAADMVHVLSGELEIVVEEQRYLLAKGDTLTFKPSLPHTWHNISPDQMCTAIWVIVPPPSGN, encoded by the coding sequence ATGGCAGAAGACGAAGCGGATAATCACGGTCAGGAAGCAAATAATACCCCAGACTTTAACGTCGGGATACGCCTGCGTGCAGTACGTAAAGCGCGTGGAATGCGCATTGAAGAGGTGGCGGAAAAAGTCGGGGTCAGTAAGTCCTTTATCAGTCGCCTTGAGCGCAACGTCACTCAGGCATCGATCGCCACCCTGCTTAAGGTTTGCGAAGTCGTTGGCATTACGCCTGCCAAACTGTTCGATCCGCCGTCGACCAGTTTTGTGCCCGCCGGGCAAGGCACCCCCATCAGCCTCGGCGGCGAAAAGATGCGTGAATATCTCATCAGCGGTGGGGTTAACGACGACATGATGGTGTTGTACTCCGAGATCGATCCGCTGGGCGGTTCCGGCGCGGAACCCTACACCCTGAACGCTGCCGCCGATATGGTGCATGTCCTGAGCGGTGAACTGGAAATCGTGGTGGAGGAGCAGCGCTACCTGCTCGCCAAAGGCGATACCCTCACCTTTAAACCTTCACTGCCCCATACCTGGCACAACATCTCTCCGGACCAGATGTGTACCGCCATTTGGGTCATCGTGCCGCCACCGTCGGGCAATTAG
- a CDS encoding SLC13 family permease yields MMHISDITLTALVVGITILLWASARLPEYVTALLFFAAAMLLHIAPAASVFSGFSSSAFWLVLSGFVLGAAIRKVGLAQRWANWLVVPLSVSWLRMVTGVVLVSYLLAFIMPSNMGRIALLMPVVMALGEQAGIRPASRGAIGLALAVGFATFQLSASILPANVPNLVLSGAAESAWQLHLQWLPWWLLHMPVLGIGKGILLIGCITLLFPARPEVVHCRKTLPSFSASEWRLVMLLALTLLMWMTDSLHGISAAWIGLAAACLCLLPRFGFLTGDDFASSVNFRTCLYVAGILGVAAVVVESGLGNRIAHALLAWLPLHSDTPFSNFVTLNGLVSLLNFLLTANGVPALVTPMAQDLATASGFPLLTVVMLQVFAYATPLLPYQASPVVVAMGLGNVPAKAGLTLCVALFVLSTLLLLPLDYLWFQLLGYFA; encoded by the coding sequence ATGATGCATATCTCAGATATCACCCTTACGGCACTGGTTGTCGGCATCACCATCTTGCTATGGGCCAGCGCCCGCTTACCTGAATATGTGACGGCTCTACTATTTTTCGCTGCCGCCATGCTGTTGCACATTGCCCCTGCCGCCAGCGTTTTCAGTGGCTTTTCCTCATCAGCGTTCTGGCTGGTGCTGAGTGGTTTTGTGCTGGGGGCGGCGATCCGCAAAGTGGGGTTGGCACAGCGCTGGGCAAATTGGCTAGTGGTGCCATTGAGCGTCAGTTGGTTGCGCATGGTGACTGGCGTGGTGCTGGTGAGCTATCTGCTGGCCTTTATCATGCCGTCCAATATGGGGCGTATTGCCTTGTTGATGCCGGTGGTGATGGCGTTGGGTGAGCAGGCGGGCATCCGTCCCGCCAGTCGTGGGGCGATTGGCCTGGCGCTGGCGGTGGGGTTTGCGACTTTCCAACTTTCCGCCAGTATTCTCCCGGCAAATGTACCGAACCTGGTGCTGAGCGGTGCCGCAGAGAGCGCCTGGCAACTCCACCTGCAATGGCTACCCTGGTGGTTGCTGCATATGCCGGTGTTGGGCATCGGCAAAGGAATATTGCTGATTGGCTGCATCACGTTGCTGTTCCCGGCCCGCCCCGAGGTGGTGCATTGTCGCAAAACGCTGCCTTCCTTTAGTGCCAGCGAATGGCGTCTGGTGATGCTGCTGGCGTTGACGTTGCTAATGTGGATGACTGACAGCCTGCACGGGATTTCCGCTGCGTGGATTGGCCTGGCAGCGGCTTGCCTCTGTTTATTGCCGCGCTTCGGTTTTCTTACCGGTGACGACTTTGCCAGCAGCGTGAATTTCCGTACCTGCCTGTATGTGGCGGGTATCCTCGGTGTGGCGGCAGTGGTCGTGGAGTCTGGCCTGGGAAACCGTATCGCCCATGCCTTGCTGGCGTGGTTACCGCTGCATAGCGACACGCCATTTAGCAATTTTGTCACGTTGAACGGCTTGGTATCACTGTTGAATTTTCTCCTCACTGCCAATGGTGTACCGGCGTTGGTGACACCAATGGCGCAGGATTTAGCTACGGCGTCGGGTTTCCCGCTTTTGACGGTGGTGATGTTACAGGTGTTCGCTTATGCGACACCGTTGCTGCCTTATCAGGCTTCACCGGTGGTGGTGGCGATGGGATTGGGCAACGTACCGGCAAAGGCCGGGTTGACCTTGTGCGTGGCGCTGTTTGTCCTGAGTACGCTGCTGTTGCTGCCGCTGGATTATTTATGGTTTCAGCTGTTGGGGTATTTTGCGTAG
- a CDS encoding AraC family transcriptional regulator has translation MSARNAKASRSDWVDFRRDDETGIESVNAHFCGHAYDPHDHDELLVGVTQQGLQRFNCHRALHTSTPGRSILIEPGAVHDGHAPNTEGFTYVMLYLPQAWVAEMMQQRGFGNIANIEAAFRSTLNDDALLANAIQQAWYAVHHAEGRLARDQALDHLLTMLSRHLDPQARQQRPVAQASMQLLRDYLHDFMAEDIGLEDLARLSGIDRFRLTRQFKQAFGQSPHAYLVRLRLRSARNLLARGVEPVQVASQVGFSDQSHLGRWFQRAYRMTPASYQRQCTNVLDRLLPT, from the coding sequence ATGTCAGCCAGAAATGCCAAAGCCAGCCGTAGCGACTGGGTGGATTTTCGCCGTGATGATGAGACCGGTATCGAAAGCGTCAACGCGCATTTTTGCGGTCATGCCTATGACCCACACGATCATGACGAGCTGCTGGTTGGTGTCACTCAACAGGGGCTGCAACGCTTCAATTGCCACCGGGCGTTGCATACCAGCACGCCGGGCAGGTCCATCCTGATTGAACCCGGGGCGGTTCATGATGGTCATGCACCGAATACCGAAGGTTTCACCTATGTGATGCTTTACCTGCCGCAGGCGTGGGTGGCGGAGATGATGCAGCAACGTGGATTCGGTAATATCGCCAACATTGAGGCCGCTTTCCGTTCAACGCTTAATGATGATGCGCTGCTTGCCAACGCCATTCAGCAGGCGTGGTATGCGGTACATCACGCAGAAGGGCGTCTGGCGCGTGATCAGGCGTTGGACCATTTACTCACCATGCTGTCACGTCATCTCGATCCTCAAGCGCGTCAGCAACGCCCGGTGGCACAGGCCTCAATGCAGCTGCTGCGCGACTATCTGCACGACTTTATGGCCGAGGATATCGGGCTGGAGGATCTCGCGCGTTTGTCAGGCATTGACCGTTTTCGTCTGACGCGGCAGTTTAAGCAAGCTTTCGGCCAGTCGCCCCATGCGTATCTGGTGCGCCTGCGTTTGCGCAGTGCCCGTAACTTGTTGGCGCGAGGGGTAGAACCGGTGCAGGTGGCGTCACAGGTCGGTTTTTCTGACCAGAGCCATCTTGGACGCTGGTTCCAGCGTGCCTATCGCATGACTCCGGCTTCTTATCAGCGACAGTGCACAAACGTTCTAGATCGTTTGCTACCAACTTGA
- a CDS encoding DUF2000 domain-containing protein — MFDTKIALIVRDDLATWQRLNVVAFLATGIASAAPEMMGEPYVDARGRHYGNMAGQPMLIFAGDLPGLQRAHRQGLERELTLIPYVHAMFSTGHDAANREVFLAEDADNLDLVGIALRGPKKAVDKAIKGLSLHG; from the coding sequence ATGTTTGATACAAAAATCGCCCTGATCGTTCGTGATGATTTGGCAACCTGGCAGCGGTTAAATGTGGTGGCGTTTCTGGCAACGGGCATTGCTTCTGCTGCGCCAGAGATGATGGGCGAACCCTATGTTGATGCGCGCGGGCGGCATTACGGCAATATGGCCGGGCAGCCGATGCTGATCTTTGCTGGTGATCTGCCAGGTTTGCAACGCGCCCATCGTCAGGGGCTGGAACGTGAATTGACCCTTATCCCCTATGTTCACGCCATGTTTTCCACCGGCCATGATGCGGCTAACCGTGAAGTCTTCCTGGCGGAGGATGCCGATAATCTGGACCTGGTGGGGATCGCCTTGCGTGGGCCAAAGAAAGCCGTTGATAAAGCGATAAAGGGATTATCGTTGCATGGCTAA
- a CDS encoding amidase, whose product MQYAEYLRASLSDMNNALQQGATTARQLTEFALRRIAEADQHGPRYNAITWLFADQALVAATESDARRRNGAAPGKLEGIPVLIKDNIDVQGWPTSAGSVLLRHVIAEQDAPLVTALRAEGAVLLGKTAMHELAAGITGASSLSGFTDNAWLAGHSPGGSSSGSAVAVAAGYVPLAIGTDTAGSVRIPAAFNHLYGLRMTHGAISIEGIVPLSPTQDIPGALVRNPADLRIVSEILSGQCFAQHDEPLRIGLWLEGFAAEETAINQAVSTAVAALTSDDGNQQEIAFPQLETLATDANIIPWEFAEALAAWLADKPQAESKTLAEVVTSGRHHPQLEAVFTARANHPGKASDSYAVQQLRQRTLYQTLVQLFAQRKINLLAYPVVKHPPVKHGELQPGSNALLAAVTGAPAISIPVGFTAQGLPIGMELLALRGREDLLLQAAARMAAIGR is encoded by the coding sequence ATGCAATACGCTGAGTATCTTCGTGCGTCGCTGAGCGACATGAACAATGCATTACAGCAAGGGGCCACGACGGCCCGTCAGCTCACGGAATTCGCGCTGCGGCGCATTGCCGAAGCCGATCAACATGGTCCACGCTACAACGCCATCACCTGGCTGTTTGCCGATCAGGCGCTGGTGGCGGCTACTGAGAGTGACGCACGTCGTCGCAACGGAGCAGCGCCAGGCAAACTGGAGGGTATCCCGGTGCTGATCAAAGACAACATTGATGTGCAGGGCTGGCCCACCAGCGCCGGATCGGTGCTGCTGCGTCACGTGATTGCAGAGCAGGACGCCCCGCTGGTCACAGCACTGCGTGCGGAAGGTGCGGTGCTGCTGGGTAAGACCGCCATGCATGAACTGGCGGCTGGTATTACGGGAGCGTCGTCGCTCAGCGGTTTTACCGACAACGCCTGGCTGGCGGGACATTCGCCGGGGGGGTCCAGCAGCGGTTCCGCCGTCGCCGTGGCGGCAGGATACGTCCCGCTGGCGATTGGCACCGATACGGCGGGTTCGGTACGTATTCCTGCCGCGTTCAACCATCTTTACGGTCTGCGCATGACACACGGCGCAATCAGTATCGAGGGGATTGTGCCGCTCTCGCCTACCCAGGATATCCCTGGCGCGCTGGTACGCAATCCTGCCGATCTGCGTATTGTCAGTGAGATCCTGAGTGGACAGTGTTTTGCGCAACATGATGAACCGCTGCGTATCGGCCTGTGGCTGGAGGGGTTTGCCGCTGAAGAAACAGCGATCAATCAGGCCGTGTCTACCGCCGTGGCGGCCCTGACCAGTGATGACGGCAATCAGCAGGAGATCGCCTTCCCCCAGCTTGAGACCCTGGCTACCGATGCCAATATCATCCCGTGGGAGTTTGCTGAAGCACTGGCCGCGTGGCTGGCGGATAAACCGCAGGCAGAAAGTAAAACACTCGCGGAGGTGGTCACATCCGGGCGTCATCATCCGCAGCTAGAGGCAGTGTTCACCGCGCGAGCCAATCATCCCGGCAAAGCCAGTGACAGCTATGCCGTTCAGCAATTGCGTCAACGCACCCTGTATCAAACCCTGGTACAGTTATTTGCCCAACGCAAAATTAACCTGCTGGCTTATCCGGTGGTGAAACATCCGCCGGTCAAACATGGTGAGTTACAGCCAGGCAGTAACGCCCTGCTCGCCGCCGTCACAGGTGCACCGGCGATCAGTATCCCCGTGGGTTTTACTGCCCAAGGCTTGCCGATTGGTATGGAACTGCTGGCATTGCGTGGTCGGGAGGACCTGTTATTACAGGCGGCAGCACGCATGGCGGCTATTGGCCGATAA
- a CDS encoding MBL fold metallo-hydrolase: MHIHVGNCLIEKVTEQTAALPFAALYPDHLAEMPVDLAQQAAELSIHSWVIRTRDDVIIIDTATGNQRDRDHKPLFHQLQTDYAKHLAQAGVQPHEVTLVLMTHIHTDHVGWNTHWQDGRWQPMFPNARYICSAPELVRCQHTPAMQALYVDSILPLINSGQLETVEVAHSPLFAGVLRYLPTPGHSVDHASLLLTSGNQQAIFSGDVMHHPIQFTYPQWNSVFCENKAQAVRSRQLAIDWCLQHQAIWFSSHFSASSCGRVIAADHGLPHWMPLEAEPDAIR; the protein is encoded by the coding sequence ATGCACATTCACGTCGGCAATTGCCTGATCGAAAAAGTCACTGAACAAACCGCCGCGCTACCCTTTGCTGCGTTGTATCCGGATCACCTTGCTGAGATGCCCGTGGACCTCGCACAGCAAGCGGCAGAATTGTCGATCCACAGTTGGGTGATACGTACCCGCGATGACGTCATTATTATCGATACCGCAACCGGTAATCAGCGCGATCGCGACCATAAACCCCTGTTTCATCAACTGCAAACTGACTATGCCAAACATCTGGCCCAGGCAGGGGTTCAGCCGCATGAGGTGACACTGGTACTGATGACCCATATTCACACCGACCACGTTGGCTGGAACACGCACTGGCAGGACGGCCGCTGGCAACCGATGTTCCCCAATGCCCGTTATATTTGCTCCGCACCAGAGCTGGTGCGCTGTCAGCATACGCCAGCCATGCAGGCGTTATACGTCGACAGCATTTTGCCGCTGATCAACAGCGGTCAGCTTGAAACGGTAGAGGTTGCGCATTCACCGTTGTTTGCCGGCGTGCTGCGTTACCTGCCGACCCCCGGACACAGCGTGGATCACGCCTCGCTGCTGCTCACCAGTGGCAACCAGCAGGCAATTTTTTCCGGAGATGTGATGCACCATCCGATTCAGTTCACCTACCCCCAATGGAACTCGGTGTTTTGTGAAAATAAAGCGCAGGCGGTACGTTCAAGGCAACTGGCGATAGACTGGTGCCTGCAACATCAGGCAATCTGGTTCAGTTCGCATTTTTCTGCCAGCTCATGTGGCCGAGTCATCGCTGCTGATCATGGGCTGCCCCACTGGATGCCGCTGGAGGCTGAACCGGATGCAATACGCTGA
- a CDS encoding LysR family transcriptional regulator — MEIINENDLSRVDLNLLVVLLVMYDTRSVTGAAQRLYLGQPAVSAALKRLRELFGDPLFVRSSQGMMPTPRAERLVQQCAPLLQDLHRVIFSTPAFNPRTDRYSFRLGMSDWIEQWLMPDLLAELMMEAPGVDITVLSADPWQAVPLMEKQLADVVVTVGNPVSRDLTRAEIAHAGFSTLWDSEQIPLTTTLTLAEFVRYEHVLVSYRGANESALDEQLQQQGAARRVRYVTPHFSALPMMLKRLPLFATVPQGLVRNWCERFALRAAPVPVVMPDYSLSLLWHNARHEDDAHRWMREKLRQLVLRKLA, encoded by the coding sequence ATGGAAATCATCAATGAAAATGATTTAAGTCGGGTCGATCTTAACCTGCTGGTGGTGTTGCTGGTGATGTATGACACCCGCAGCGTGACGGGTGCTGCGCAGCGGCTCTACCTCGGCCAACCGGCAGTGAGTGCCGCCTTGAAACGGCTGCGCGAGCTGTTTGGCGATCCGCTGTTTGTCCGTTCCTCGCAAGGGATGATGCCGACCCCGCGCGCGGAACGGCTGGTGCAGCAGTGCGCTCCGCTGTTGCAGGACCTACATCGCGTTATCTTCAGCACACCAGCCTTTAATCCGCGCACCGACCGCTACAGTTTTCGGCTGGGCATGAGTGACTGGATCGAGCAGTGGCTGATGCCCGATTTACTGGCGGAGTTGATGATGGAAGCGCCGGGTGTGGATATCACCGTGCTGTCTGCCGATCCCTGGCAGGCCGTCCCTCTGATGGAGAAACAACTGGCCGATGTGGTGGTGACGGTCGGTAACCCGGTCAGTCGTGACCTGACACGCGCAGAAATTGCCCATGCCGGATTCAGTACCTTATGGGACAGTGAGCAAATCCCCCTCACTACAACACTGACGCTGGCGGAGTTTGTTCGCTACGAACATGTGCTGGTCTCTTACCGTGGTGCGAACGAAAGCGCCCTTGATGAACAGCTTCAGCAGCAGGGTGCTGCCCGACGGGTGCGTTATGTCACGCCGCATTTTTCCGCGCTGCCGATGATGCTGAAGCGTTTACCCCTTTTTGCTACGGTGCCACAGGGGCTGGTACGCAACTGGTGTGAGCGTTTTGCTTTGCGTGCGGCTCCCGTACCGGTGGTGATGCCGGACTACAGCTTGTCGTTACTGTGGCACAATGCGCGCCACGAAGATGACGCGCATCGCTGGATGCGGGAAAAGCTGCGCCAGTTGGTACTGCGCAAACTTGCATAG
- a CDS encoding SDR family NAD(P)-dependent oxidoreductase, whose translation MTTSSSPRVLLIGASRGLGFALAETLLQRGYQVVATGRAHSTARLEALATRYPAALSVESVDINEPEQVEALHQRLAGREFDMLFVNAGVKNNDGETIADVTTDEFIRVMVTNALSPLRVIETFKDNVTASGTIAVMSSGQGSLTNNTNGNYEVYRGSKAALNMLMRSFAARHQGDGRTLLLMAPGWVRTDMGGPEARLSIDESIPNLLNTMEAWQGRSGLHYLDYLGREVPW comes from the coding sequence ATGACCACATCATCATCCCCGCGTGTGCTGCTGATTGGCGCGTCACGCGGGCTGGGCTTTGCCTTGGCGGAAACCCTGTTACAACGTGGCTATCAGGTGGTCGCGACCGGACGTGCGCATTCCACGGCGCGCCTGGAGGCGCTGGCAACGCGCTATCCGGCGGCACTGAGTGTCGAAAGTGTCGATATCAACGAACCCGAACAGGTTGAGGCACTGCATCAACGGCTGGCGGGGCGCGAGTTTGACATGTTGTTCGTTAACGCCGGGGTTAAAAATAACGATGGCGAAACCATCGCCGATGTCACCACCGATGAATTTATTCGCGTAATGGTAACCAATGCGCTCAGCCCGTTACGGGTGATTGAAACCTTCAAAGACAACGTCACTGCCAGTGGCACCATTGCGGTGATGTCATCCGGCCAGGGTAGCCTGACCAATAACACCAATGGCAATTACGAAGTCTATCGCGGCAGCAAAGCTGCCCTGAATATGCTGATGCGTAGCTTTGCCGCACGCCATCAGGGTGATGGTCGCACCTTATTGTTGATGGCACCCGGCTGGGTGCGTACCGATATGGGCGGGCCTGAAGCGCGGCTGAGCATCGATGAAAGCATCCCCAACCTGCTCAACACCATGGAAGCCTGGCAAGGCCGTAGTGGGTTGCATTACCTCGACTATCTCGGACGCGAGGTGCCGTGGTAA
- a CDS encoding LysR family transcriptional regulator: MNEPDLNLLLALNALLAEGSVIGAARRLGLSESAMSRTLGRLRTTTGDALLVRAGRNMVLTPYAEAIRQRTQQSLREAQSLLQPATLALDLTTLERHFVLRTNEGFVEAFGGMLIGAVAQLAPRVRLDFVAKPEKSARDLREGRVDLEIGVLGNMGPEIRMQALFRDRFIGVVRQGHPLVQQATLHQLAAFGHIVASRRGELGGPVHDALAAAGYTRQIAAVVPAFSTAVAIAHDSDLVALVPRSLFLHHPLIKNNPALASFELPFSAPEMTVSQFWHPRLENDAAHRWLRGQVHALIAAAGNK, translated from the coding sequence ATGAATGAACCTGATTTGAATCTCCTGCTGGCCCTTAATGCGCTGCTGGCGGAAGGCAGCGTCATCGGTGCTGCTCGTCGTCTTGGCTTGAGCGAATCCGCCATGAGCCGCACTTTGGGCCGTTTACGCACCACCACCGGGGATGCGCTGCTGGTGCGTGCCGGGCGTAATATGGTGCTGACCCCTTACGCCGAAGCTATCCGGCAACGGACGCAGCAGAGCTTGCGTGAGGCGCAGTCGTTGCTGCAACCGGCGACGCTGGCGTTGGATCTCACCACCCTGGAACGTCACTTTGTGTTGCGCACCAACGAAGGGTTTGTCGAGGCTTTTGGCGGCATGCTGATCGGGGCGGTGGCGCAGCTTGCACCACGCGTCAGGCTGGATTTTGTCGCCAAACCCGAGAAAAGCGCCCGCGATCTACGCGAAGGACGTGTTGATCTCGAGATCGGCGTGCTGGGGAATATGGGGCCGGAAATTCGCATGCAGGCGCTGTTTCGGGATCGCTTTATTGGCGTGGTACGGCAGGGACATCCGTTGGTGCAGCAGGCGACATTGCACCAGTTGGCGGCCTTCGGCCATATCGTTGCTTCACGACGTGGTGAACTGGGTGGTCCGGTGCATGACGCGCTGGCAGCAGCAGGCTACACGCGCCAGATCGCCGCCGTGGTGCCCGCGTTTTCCACCGCAGTGGCTATTGCTCACGACTCCGATTTGGTGGCGCTGGTGCCGCGTTCGCTGTTTCTGCATCACCCTTTGATTAAAAACAATCCGGCGCTGGCCAGTTTTGAATTGCCGTTCAGCGCCCCCGAAATGACCGTGTCACAGTTCTGGCATCCACGGCTGGAAAACGACGCGGCGCACCGTTGGCTAAGAGGGCAGGTACACGCGCTGATCGCCGCCGCTGGCAACAAGTAG